A single genomic interval of Aureliella helgolandensis harbors:
- a CDS encoding IS4 family transposase has protein sequence MCHHPFDSFRCRVQHARQHGDLYFAALISKETIASVFGNASAILDSARVYNTSVTLWVFLSQVMSIHHGCVSAVAKLITHRVANNQTACSAETGAYCIARDKIDEQSMQRLVTASGLAIEDSSPDHWRWLGHRVITADGATVTMADTSENQAAYPQLSSQAPGCGFPILRVVVLFALSTGVVLDMAMGRYKGKFTHEVSLFRQIDAIIEETDVFLADRAYAGWFEMARMIQRGAHVVVRKHQLRKSDFRTGIRYGKDDHSIQIDKPARPDWMSIEEYETYPDFITIREIRIRVENNGFRTREIIVHTSLSDDTEYTREDIAALFRRRWQAELHLRSLKTVMQMEHLRCKKPHRVRNEIRTHMLAYNLIRGVMSEAAVEGDVQPWHISFKSTLTTVTDMLPVLGLISNADELCTVLYRCCLQHAVGNRPDRYEPRVLKRRPKKYKLMQKPRSEYKPGEA, from the coding sequence GTGTGCCATCATCCGTTTGATTCGTTCCGCTGTCGAGTCCAACATGCGCGCCAACACGGCGATCTTTACTTCGCCGCCTTGATCTCCAAAGAGACTATCGCGTCAGTCTTTGGCAATGCAAGTGCCATTCTCGATTCGGCCAGAGTTTACAACACATCGGTCACGCTGTGGGTCTTCCTCTCGCAAGTCATGAGCATCCACCACGGCTGCGTCTCTGCGGTCGCCAAGCTGATCACCCATCGAGTCGCCAACAACCAAACTGCTTGCTCTGCCGAAACCGGTGCTTACTGCATTGCTCGAGACAAAATCGACGAGCAATCCATGCAACGTCTTGTGACGGCCAGCGGACTTGCGATTGAAGACAGCAGTCCCGACCATTGGCGATGGCTGGGGCACCGCGTGATCACCGCCGATGGTGCCACCGTCACGATGGCAGACACGTCGGAGAATCAAGCCGCCTACCCGCAACTTAGTAGTCAAGCACCCGGTTGTGGATTTCCGATCTTGCGAGTCGTTGTACTGTTCGCGTTGTCGACTGGCGTTGTGCTCGACATGGCGATGGGCCGATACAAAGGTAAGTTCACTCACGAAGTAAGTTTGTTTCGTCAGATCGACGCAATCATCGAAGAAACCGATGTTTTCCTAGCTGATCGCGCCTATGCGGGTTGGTTCGAGATGGCGAGGATGATTCAACGTGGTGCACACGTCGTTGTTCGCAAACACCAGTTGCGCAAGTCAGATTTTCGGACTGGAATTCGTTACGGCAAAGACGATCACTCCATCCAAATCGACAAGCCAGCTCGTCCCGACTGGATGAGCATTGAAGAGTACGAGACGTACCCGGACTTCATCACCATTCGCGAGATCCGTATCCGAGTTGAGAACAACGGATTTCGCACTCGCGAGATTATCGTTCACACATCGCTGTCGGACGATACGGAGTACACGAGGGAGGACATCGCGGCCCTGTTCCGTAGAAGGTGGCAAGCAGAACTTCATTTACGGAGCTTGAAAACGGTCATGCAGATGGAACACTTGCGCTGTAAAAAGCCGCATCGAGTGCGGAACGAAATTCGGACGCACATGTTGGCTTACAATTTGATTCGCGGGGTGATGTCTGAAGCGGCCGTCGAAGGCGACGTTCAACCTTGGCATATCAGTTTCAAGTCAACACTGACAACGGTGACGGATATGCTTCCGGTTCTAGGCCTAATCAGCAACGCCGATGAATTATGCACGGTGTTGTACCGCTGCTGCTTGCAACACGCAGTTGGCAATCGACCGGACCGCTACGAGCCCAGGGTGCTCAAGCGAAGACCGAAGAAATACAAGCTGATGCAAAAGCCAAGAAGCGAATACAAACCCGGGGAGGCATAG
- a CDS encoding ATP-binding cassette domain-containing protein, producing the protein MSIELNSRSTSTLGRLSAIRVRHLFGVTDALEILRRAEAGVGTAEELSQADWTLEERMASILGRVGLQAAPSARLCTLSGGQRTRAYLAAAIFASPDFLVLDEPTNNLDRRGRDDVMRLLTTWRAGAIVASHDRELLAQMDAIVELTSLGATRYGGNWTQYRQRKEVELEAAQHDLAHAEKQLAEINRKTQLTAERKQRRDAAGVKQRSRGDMPRVLLGMRKNRAEGSQGENARLAERQKSEASESLASARSRVEILQDLSMSLPSTGLANGRVVLALEGVAAGYEPARPLIRDFSLSLSGPERVSLAGPNGAGKTSLIRLISGELTPFCGTVKVSVEFAMLDQRVSCLDPETSILDNFKRLNPSSSENACRSTLASFLFQSEAALQRVGTLSGGQLLRAGLACILGGSEPPALLMLDEPTNHLDIASIEAIERGLSAYDGALLVISHDETFTKNVGIHRTVELTGNT; encoded by the coding sequence CTGTCAATCGAACTTAACTCTAGAAGCACCAGTACCTTAGGCCGATTAAGTGCCATTCGTGTCCGACACCTTTTTGGCGTTACTGATGCACTGGAAATCCTTCGCCGCGCGGAGGCGGGCGTGGGAACGGCTGAAGAGTTGTCGCAGGCGGATTGGACGCTGGAGGAGCGAATGGCAAGCATCCTCGGCCGAGTTGGCTTGCAGGCGGCTCCTAGTGCACGGCTCTGCACTTTGTCGGGTGGCCAGCGAACGCGGGCATACTTGGCCGCGGCAATCTTCGCGTCCCCTGATTTTCTAGTGTTGGACGAACCTACCAACAATCTGGACCGTCGTGGACGGGACGACGTGATGCGTCTTCTGACAACTTGGCGGGCTGGAGCTATCGTTGCCAGTCACGACCGAGAATTGTTGGCGCAGATGGATGCAATCGTGGAGCTGACCTCCCTGGGAGCAACCCGCTATGGCGGGAATTGGACTCAGTATCGCCAGCGAAAGGAGGTCGAGTTGGAAGCCGCGCAGCACGATTTGGCTCATGCTGAAAAGCAGTTGGCTGAAATCAATCGCAAAACACAGCTCACTGCCGAACGAAAGCAACGTCGGGATGCTGCGGGAGTAAAGCAGCGATCGCGAGGTGATATGCCTCGGGTCTTACTGGGGATGAGGAAGAATCGGGCAGAAGGCAGTCAAGGCGAGAACGCGCGTTTGGCAGAACGTCAAAAATCCGAAGCATCTGAGTCACTTGCCTCTGCCCGGTCTCGCGTCGAAATCCTGCAGGACTTGTCTATGTCGCTTCCTTCAACAGGGCTGGCAAACGGCCGTGTCGTACTCGCGCTGGAGGGTGTTGCGGCAGGCTATGAGCCTGCTCGCCCGCTGATTCGCGATTTCTCACTCTCCTTGAGCGGTCCTGAACGCGTCTCCTTGGCGGGACCGAATGGAGCTGGAAAAACATCACTAATACGCTTGATTTCAGGTGAGTTAACTCCGTTCTGCGGGACGGTAAAGGTTTCGGTTGAATTCGCGATGCTTGATCAGCGGGTGAGCTGTCTCGATCCAGAAACCTCGATCCTCGACAACTTTAAGCGACTGAATCCAAGTTCCAGTGAGAATGCTTGTCGTAGCACGCTTGCCAGTTTTCTCTTTCAGTCGGAGGCGGCGTTGCAGCGAGTTGGGACACTTAGCGGCGGTCAGCTGTTGCGAGCTGGTTTGGCTTGCATCCTAGGTGGCTCAGAGCCACCCGCGTTGTTGATGCTCGACGAACCAACAAACCACCTGGACATCGCGTCAATCGAAGCCATTGAAAGAGGGCTGTCTGCCTACGACGGTGCGCTCCTGGTCATTAGCCACGATGAGACGTTTACGAAAAACGTGGGTATCCATCGAACCGTCGAGCTTACGGGCAATACGTAA
- a CDS encoding YheU family protein: protein MQISHTLLSPIALRAIVQEFVTRDGTDHSPEEARITTVMRQLQDGGLELHYDPETQSCNIVSHGDQPPA, encoded by the coding sequence ATGCAAATATCTCATACACTCCTCTCGCCGATCGCGTTGCGAGCCATTGTCCAAGAATTCGTGACGCGTGATGGCACAGACCACTCTCCCGAAGAAGCAAGAATCACCACAGTGATGCGCCAGTTGCAGGACGGTGGCCTAGAGTTGCACTACGATCCAGAGACTCAAAGCTGCAATATTGTTTCACATGGCGACCAGCCTCCTGCCTGA
- a CDS encoding phage major capsid protein: MKSVRDLTEQRDELLAVVDGIMARAERENRELSATETQELLDLVGGDGTDGQSGKIGKLNGDIRLAKSVEATRNQKAHGRLESALNEHMGVGATQPLRGGVRMLSRDGKAVDALGQAPIENGIGELARASIVGSRGAHDIIKSAMTTGDNSSGGFMVPEVLMGEIIDAARARSAVLRAGARVMLMPAGDISLARVMRDPEFEVHAELEPITESDIGLGAVVMSAKTVATRIKVSRELAEDAPNFSEMINNTLTRSLAAAVDRFAIHGTGAAWSGLLNNADIGETGSISAVDWLDLSTAFTKIRENNEEPNAAIMSPKVHDHLLSSTIGDGVNAPLGWLNKTPTITSPMIHSTNIPNTHLLVGDWSQLAWGIRSSARIESTTTGGDAFETHAVHVKITTRIDFALLRTGAFYRLKDISL; this comes from the coding sequence ATGAAATCAGTACGAGATTTGACAGAACAACGCGATGAGCTTTTAGCTGTCGTCGATGGCATCATGGCACGCGCTGAGCGTGAGAATCGGGAATTGAGCGCGACCGAAACGCAGGAGCTCCTGGACCTGGTTGGCGGTGACGGCACCGATGGCCAGAGCGGCAAAATCGGCAAGCTGAATGGAGACATCCGTTTAGCGAAGTCCGTTGAAGCTACTCGCAATCAAAAGGCGCACGGACGTCTCGAGTCCGCGTTGAATGAGCATATGGGAGTCGGCGCAACACAGCCGCTTCGAGGTGGCGTTCGGATGCTGTCACGCGACGGCAAGGCAGTTGATGCACTTGGACAGGCTCCAATCGAAAACGGCATTGGAGAGCTTGCCAGAGCCTCTATCGTCGGCAGCCGCGGCGCCCACGACATCATCAAGTCGGCCATGACGACCGGCGATAATTCGTCCGGTGGGTTCATGGTTCCCGAGGTTCTGATGGGTGAAATCATCGACGCCGCGCGAGCACGTTCGGCAGTCTTGCGGGCTGGAGCGCGAGTAATGTTGATGCCAGCCGGGGACATCAGTTTAGCTCGCGTGATGCGCGATCCTGAGTTTGAGGTGCACGCTGAGTTGGAGCCAATCACGGAGTCAGACATCGGCTTGGGTGCCGTAGTGATGAGCGCCAAAACGGTCGCCACGCGAATCAAAGTCTCCCGAGAGCTGGCAGAGGACGCGCCTAACTTCTCGGAGATGATTAACAACACGTTGACGCGGAGCCTTGCGGCGGCGGTCGATCGGTTCGCGATTCACGGCACTGGTGCTGCCTGGTCTGGCCTGCTGAACAATGCCGACATCGGCGAAACGGGTTCAATCTCGGCAGTTGACTGGTTGGATTTGTCCACAGCGTTCACGAAGATTCGCGAGAACAACGAGGAGCCGAACGCGGCGATTATGTCCCCGAAGGTGCACGACCACCTGTTGAGCTCGACAATCGGTGATGGTGTCAACGCTCCGCTAGGCTGGCTGAACAAAACGCCCACAATCACCTCTCCGATGATTCACAGCACGAACATCCCGAATACCCACCTGCTTGTCGGAGACTGGAGCCAACTCGCATGGGGAATTCGTTCCTCCGCGCGTATCGAGTCGACAACGACCGGCGGGGATGCGTTTGAGACTCATGCGGTGCACGTGAAAATCACCACTCGCATCGACTTTGCTCTGCTACGGACAGGAGCATTCTATCGCTTGAAAGACATTTCCCTGTAA
- a CDS encoding helix-turn-helix transcriptional regulator, with protein MMSSDLPARFLTAGATSAELGISEATLTKWVAAGEFPKPLRLGLRKLVWQRCDLEQYIESRIAERDSSK; from the coding sequence ATGATGAGCAGCGACCTTCCAGCACGATTCCTAACAGCCGGGGCGACATCCGCAGAACTTGGCATCTCCGAGGCCACGTTGACGAAGTGGGTCGCAGCCGGGGAGTTTCCGAAGCCGCTGCGATTGGGACTGAGGAAGCTGGTTTGGCAGCGATGCGACCTTGAGCAATACATCGAATCGCGCATAGCAGAACGCGATTCATCGAAGTGA
- a CDS encoding helix-turn-helix transcriptional regulator: MFYRTTELMKLFEVTSNTIRRWAREGTMPAQFMRGRWLKSDVDAWLARKPTNANEHFQTTERQQGEH, encoded by the coding sequence ATGTTTTACAGAACCACCGAGTTGATGAAGCTGTTCGAGGTTACCTCCAACACCATCCGGCGATGGGCCCGCGAGGGGACGATGCCAGCGCAGTTCATGCGTGGTCGATGGCTGAAATCGGATGTTGATGCCTGGTTGGCGAGAAAGCCAACGAACGCGAACGAACACTTCCAAACAACTGAGCGGCAACAGGGCGAACACTAG
- a CDS encoding DUF3987 domain-containing protein, with product MRNDIPSYFKDVRPTGQGKWQAKCPAHDDGTASLTITSTADRWLLHCHANCHIEAVLSGAGLSYSDLSGESSPLVESTLEYDYHDADGNHVYTVVRKPGKQFRQRKANGEWSLKGVTRVPYRLPEVIKADTVFIVEGEKDAETLRANGFTSTCNAGGAGKWQADWSGYFNGKTVYILPDNDDTGRDHARDVQAMLGRGVIVELPGLQPKGDVSDWFAGGGTVEQFREIVSSSPDTTPLNPGKSEVSSPNTKTKSENHVIPELVEFAPFPTDALPGALPEFIRQGARAACCDESFIALPLLAGLASAVGNSTALAVKRNWTAPSILWCVVIAESGSGKSAPQRLALSPLRARQRKLVREYDLAYEAYAKELEIYSKASADFKKAKPGAMEPPDPPIAPVCKRVLVDDTTVEALGKRLSENPRGLLCASDELSGWFSSFSRYKSGKSSDEPKWLEFYGAQMSVIDRAASKRPIVIDRASVSLTGTIQPGILRGHLTADHKASGLAARLLFAMPPRIVRRWTEDEIAEHIEESVSDIYESLLSLELNIDEEGEAKPYFCRLAPDAKRVFVKYYDRHNRESQALDGDLFAAYSKLEEVAARIALVIHCIRHALGETADRSHVDLDSMASGIQIVEWFKSEARRVYGVLQESQAATENRSLIQWLSAQSEPVTAREFYRANRSSVESCEHADALLTSFANADLGSWQETPPSELGGRPTRKFILTKLGHNPLNPWENEGSVQDSLEDEPESPVYGEPWQP from the coding sequence ATGAGAAACGACATTCCAAGTTATTTTAAAGACGTGCGGCCAACTGGTCAGGGAAAATGGCAAGCGAAATGCCCAGCTCATGACGATGGCACCGCAAGCCTAACAATCACGAGCACCGCAGACCGCTGGCTGCTCCATTGTCACGCCAACTGTCACATCGAAGCCGTCCTCAGTGGCGCAGGGCTGAGCTATTCCGACCTGAGCGGCGAGTCTTCCCCTCTGGTCGAATCGACACTTGAGTACGACTACCACGATGCGGATGGGAACCACGTCTATACAGTAGTTCGCAAGCCGGGGAAGCAGTTTCGGCAACGCAAGGCGAATGGTGAGTGGAGTCTAAAGGGTGTTACCAGAGTCCCCTACCGACTCCCTGAGGTCATCAAGGCCGACACCGTCTTTATCGTCGAAGGCGAGAAGGATGCAGAGACGTTGCGAGCGAATGGCTTCACATCCACATGCAACGCGGGAGGTGCTGGCAAGTGGCAAGCCGACTGGAGCGGATACTTCAACGGCAAGACCGTCTACATCCTGCCGGACAACGACGACACAGGCCGAGACCACGCCAGGGATGTTCAAGCCATGCTAGGCCGTGGCGTGATTGTCGAATTGCCAGGATTGCAGCCTAAGGGGGACGTATCTGATTGGTTCGCTGGAGGTGGGACAGTTGAGCAGTTTCGGGAAATCGTTTCTAGTTCTCCGGACACAACCCCCTTAAATCCTGGGAAAAGTGAGGTTTCGTCCCCAAATACTAAAACGAAATCTGAAAATCACGTAATTCCCGAGCTGGTGGAGTTCGCTCCATTCCCTACCGATGCCCTGCCGGGAGCCCTACCGGAATTCATCCGCCAGGGAGCAAGAGCGGCATGCTGTGATGAGAGTTTCATTGCTCTGCCATTGCTGGCGGGGTTGGCATCGGCAGTTGGCAATTCCACCGCCTTGGCCGTCAAGCGTAACTGGACTGCCCCAAGCATCCTATGGTGCGTAGTCATCGCTGAATCGGGTTCAGGCAAGAGTGCTCCCCAGCGACTCGCCTTGAGTCCTCTGAGAGCTCGACAGCGGAAGTTGGTTCGCGAATACGACCTTGCGTATGAGGCCTACGCGAAGGAGCTGGAAATCTACTCCAAGGCATCCGCAGACTTCAAGAAGGCCAAGCCGGGCGCCATGGAGCCACCAGACCCGCCAATAGCCCCAGTTTGCAAGCGAGTCTTGGTAGACGATACGACCGTTGAGGCATTGGGAAAACGTCTCTCTGAGAACCCTAGAGGCCTCCTCTGTGCAAGCGATGAGTTATCAGGATGGTTCTCGAGCTTCAGCCGATACAAAAGCGGCAAGTCTTCCGACGAGCCGAAGTGGCTGGAGTTCTACGGCGCGCAGATGAGCGTGATTGATAGAGCTGCCAGCAAGAGGCCTATCGTTATCGACAGAGCATCCGTTTCCCTAACGGGTACGATTCAGCCGGGGATTCTCCGAGGGCATCTCACAGCCGACCATAAGGCCTCTGGACTGGCAGCAAGACTACTATTCGCAATGCCACCTAGAATCGTTCGCCGATGGACAGAGGACGAAATTGCCGAACACATCGAAGAGTCCGTGAGTGATATCTACGAAAGCCTGCTATCGCTTGAGCTTAACATTGATGAGGAAGGCGAGGCCAAGCCCTACTTTTGCCGACTTGCACCCGATGCGAAACGGGTATTCGTCAAATATTACGACCGACACAATCGAGAATCCCAGGCGCTGGACGGGGATCTCTTTGCAGCGTACTCAAAACTGGAAGAGGTGGCAGCGCGTATTGCACTGGTCATCCATTGCATTCGTCATGCCCTTGGAGAGACGGCCGACAGGAGCCACGTAGACCTGGACTCTATGGCTTCCGGGATTCAAATCGTTGAGTGGTTCAAATCCGAGGCGCGGCGAGTCTATGGCGTTCTCCAGGAGTCTCAGGCGGCAACTGAGAACCGCAGCCTCATCCAATGGCTATCCGCACAGTCTGAACCAGTAACGGCGCGAGAGTTCTACCGAGCTAATCGGTCCTCTGTCGAGAGCTGCGAACATGCTGACGCACTTCTGACCAGTTTCGCGAATGCCGACCTTGGGAGCTGGCAAGAGACTCCCCCCTCTGAGCTTGGCGGTAGGCCAACTCGCAAATTCATTCTTACAAAGTTGGGACACAACCCCCTTAATCCTTGGGAAAACGAGGGTTCTGTCCAGGATTCGCTAGAGGATGAGCCGGAATCGCCAGTCTACGGGGAGCCTTGGCAGCCATGA
- a CDS encoding DUF1580 domain-containing protein, with the protein MHKTSAESTVSKVLSEDVLTLAQARSELFKISGKRPDKATMTRWIHRGVGGVRLEAVRLGCQLFTSRQALTRFIAARTEKSVGV; encoded by the coding sequence ATGCACAAGACGTCGGCAGAATCTACCGTCTCAAAAGTCCTCAGTGAGGACGTCCTAACGCTCGCACAAGCCCGAAGCGAGCTCTTCAAAATCTCCGGCAAGCGACCGGATAAGGCCACGATGACCCGTTGGATTCACCGGGGAGTGGGTGGCGTCCGCCTTGAGGCTGTTCGGCTGGGATGCCAGTTGTTCACCAGCAGGCAGGCGCTAACGCGATTCATCGCAGCACGCACCGAAAAATCGGTGGGGGTCTGA
- a CDS encoding tyrosine-type recombinase/integrase — MARPKAKAPARRYHISGQSIVTLDGRDIYLGKHDSPECIARYAVLIGIYQSGGLKLPEDFDPAELDHKAATLLGVADTPAQQADQPVQVQHVTALFREHIKLKYATVPQEMRRHERLCSQLEEQFGEVLAQDFGPVRLKSFREFLIREGNSGKKPLARKYINRLVRCVVGIFRHAVAGELIGIDLVHRLETLEALRNGQTSAPEVPAVEPANIEDVRKTAEHLSPIIKAMLRIQIATGARPSEICIMRPCDIDRTGDIWIYHPSRHKTSFRGKAKAIPLVNDAREAVTEFLQRAPDAFCFSPKEAMAWRHAVAAANRVTPDSCGNRVGSNRKETPKSVPRDRYDTSSYRQAIQRAARRASVRQWHPYQLRHLTATVVRAALGIEEARALLGHSTALMTAHYARESIEAATRAAAAAPKL, encoded by the coding sequence ATGGCCAGACCCAAGGCAAAAGCGCCCGCACGGCGCTACCACATCTCCGGGCAAAGCATCGTCACCCTTGACGGTCGAGACATCTATCTAGGCAAGCATGATTCGCCGGAATGCATCGCCCGCTATGCCGTCCTAATCGGAATCTATCAATCAGGCGGTTTAAAGCTACCGGAAGACTTCGACCCCGCTGAGCTCGACCACAAGGCAGCTACCCTGCTGGGAGTAGCCGACACCCCAGCGCAGCAGGCCGACCAGCCAGTCCAAGTTCAGCACGTTACTGCACTCTTCCGGGAACACATCAAGCTGAAATATGCGACCGTACCGCAAGAAATGCGACGGCATGAGCGACTTTGTAGCCAGCTTGAGGAGCAATTCGGCGAAGTATTGGCCCAGGATTTTGGCCCAGTCAGGTTGAAGTCGTTTCGCGAGTTCTTGATTCGCGAGGGCAATAGCGGCAAGAAACCACTAGCCCGGAAGTATATCAACCGCCTAGTGCGCTGCGTGGTGGGAATCTTCCGACATGCCGTGGCCGGCGAACTGATAGGAATTGACCTAGTTCACCGACTGGAGACTCTGGAAGCGCTCCGCAATGGGCAAACCTCTGCCCCCGAAGTACCAGCGGTTGAGCCAGCCAATATCGAGGATGTCCGCAAGACAGCCGAGCACCTTTCTCCAATCATCAAGGCGATGCTCCGGATTCAGATTGCGACAGGAGCAAGGCCAAGCGAAATCTGCATCATGCGACCGTGCGACATCGACCGTACTGGCGATATTTGGATTTACCACCCCAGCCGACATAAGACCAGCTTTCGCGGTAAAGCGAAGGCGATTCCGTTGGTGAATGACGCAAGAGAGGCAGTAACGGAGTTCTTACAGAGAGCTCCCGATGCCTTCTGCTTTTCCCCCAAGGAAGCGATGGCTTGGCGGCATGCTGTAGCAGCAGCGAATCGAGTGACTCCCGATAGCTGTGGAAACCGTGTTGGTTCGAACCGCAAGGAGACGCCGAAGAGTGTGCCGAGGGACCGCTACGATACTTCAAGCTACCGGCAGGCGATTCAACGAGCTGCTAGGCGAGCTAGTGTTCGCCAGTGGCATCCGTATCAACTGCGACACCTAACGGCAACGGTAGTTCGAGCAGCACTCGGAATCGAAGAGGCTAGGGCACTTCTAGGGCACTCTACCGCTCTAATGACAGCGCACTACGCCAGGGAATCGATTGAGGCCGCCACCCGAGCCGCCGCCGCCGCACCGAAGCTATAA
- a CDS encoding (Fe-S)-binding protein, which produces MRIGLFIPCYVDQFFPQIGLATVEILESFSGLTVEFPESQTCCGQPMANTGCIEDTRPIAEKFLDVFSEYDHVVSPSGSCVSMVRNHYKGFFHNDARFEKLRPCVWELCEFLVDVLQVNAFTQPFPHRVGLHSSCHGLRELRLDACSELQGPQVSKVRRVLEMVPKLELVDLERSDECCGFGGTFAVAEEGVSVLMGKDRVEDHVRAGAEVMTATDASCLMHMDGLIRRNHRPLRIMHIAEILAGHPIPSAPPT; this is translated from the coding sequence ATGCGCATTGGGCTATTTATCCCTTGTTACGTCGATCAATTTTTTCCACAAATTGGTCTGGCCACCGTTGAGATTTTGGAGAGCTTTAGTGGGCTTACCGTTGAGTTTCCGGAGTCGCAAACCTGCTGTGGACAGCCGATGGCCAACACCGGGTGTATAGAGGACACGCGTCCGATTGCAGAGAAGTTCCTGGACGTTTTTTCCGAATACGACCACGTCGTAAGCCCCTCGGGAAGCTGTGTATCGATGGTGCGGAATCACTACAAGGGGTTCTTCCACAACGACGCTCGCTTCGAAAAGTTGCGACCTTGTGTCTGGGAATTGTGTGAATTCTTAGTCGATGTACTGCAGGTCAACGCGTTTACGCAACCGTTTCCCCACCGCGTGGGACTTCACAGCAGCTGCCACGGGCTGCGAGAACTAAGGCTTGATGCTTGTTCCGAACTGCAAGGGCCCCAAGTTAGCAAAGTTCGGCGGGTGTTAGAGATGGTACCTAAGTTGGAATTGGTCGACTTGGAGCGCTCGGACGAGTGTTGTGGGTTCGGCGGAACGTTCGCTGTCGCGGAAGAAGGGGTCTCGGTGTTAATGGGAAAGGATCGAGTCGAAGACCACGTGCGTGCCGGGGCCGAAGTTATGACCGCCACCGATGCCAGTTGTCTCATGCATATGGATGGCCTAATACGCCGCAATCACCGCCCACTGCGGATCATGCACATCGCCGAAATTCTTGCCGGACATCCAATCCCATCTGCCCCCCCCACCTGA